The genomic DNA CGTGCAGCGGTTTATTTTGATGTCCTCTTTATTGCAGTCCAGTGTCAAGATGAAACTCCTCTGTGTTCAAGTGCTGAAGGGTTTGCTCGGTGAGGGCATTGATGTAAGTTTGACTGCGTCCTACATTCTTTTATTCACATTTCCCTAAAACTAACCTGTGCTTTATAAAAACCTTTCTAGTATGATAAGGTCACAAAGCTTACAGCAGATGCAAAGTTTGGTAAGGAAAAATAATCTTCTTTTCTGCTACTAAGATATGCACTCAGTATTGCAGATTGCTTGTAGAAAATGCAAATGTTGTGTCTTTTGCTGCAATGTTTTTATGAAACAATATGAAAATGGATGGAGGATATTGTGCCATTTACTGTTTCAGAGAGTGGAGACATCAAAGCCAGTGTGGCCGTGCTCAGCTTCATTTACTCCAGCGCAGCCAAGCATGATGTTGACAGTGAATCTTTGTCCAGTGAGCTACAGCAGCTTGGTCTGCCTAAAGGTTGGTCTACTAAATGTTTGACGATTGGTCCTCCTATATtagagatcgaccgattatcGGCGCCCAGGATTGGCATTTTTACGTATATCTGTATCGGCCTCTTTTTTATCAatatcagtatttttttttttttcacaagttgcatcagcagatacaatacatacagtacaggccaaaagtttggacgcaccttctcattccagtgtttcccacacattcatttatttgtggcggcccgccacgaaagaattacgtccgacacaaataaaaaataaaatttttgttgttgttgttgttgtcctgtccagcttctcagtcaaatcatatagttgatgtagatgcccatatatgctgttcagatttactttacaaaagagaagtgtaggatacttctcttgttgccttatttgtatttgaccactactgttttctgtttatttgttactgactgtggcaggacacctctgcctctgtttcactttatgttgctggtaaataatatggttgtagtagtagactaaagtttaattatttagtatgcactaattaaaggggcagagctttaaaggcctactgaaatgatttttttttatttaaacggggatagcagatctattctatgtgtcatacttgatcatttcgcgatattgccatatttttgctgaaaggatttagtatagaacaacgacgataaagatcgcaacttttggtatctgataaaaaaaggcttgcccctaccggaagtagcgtgacgtagtcaattgaacatatacgcaaagttccctattgtttacaatgatggccgcatgaagtgagagagattcggaccgagaaagcgacaatttccccattaatttgagcgaggatgaaagatttgtggatgagtaaagtgcaagtgaagtactagtggggagttgaagctattcagatagggaagatgctgtgagagccgggggtgacctgatattcagctgggaatgactacaacagtaaataaacacaagacatatatatactctattagccacaacacaaccaggcttatatttaatatgccacaaattaatcctgcataaaaacacctatgtgtttgttatgctagctcctagctcctctgctagctcctagctccatagaacgcgccaatacaattcaaacacctgatcaacacacacaatcactcagcccaaaagaccgttcacccaacccaaggttcataaagcttatatatttttaaaaagttacgtacgtgacgtgcacatacggtcaagctatcaaatgtttagcagccagggctgcatactcacggtacctgatattcagctgggaatgactacaacagtaaataaacacaagagtaaagccacaacacaaccaggcttatatttaatatgccacaaattaatcctgcataaaaacacctacgtctttgttatgctagctcctagctcctctgctagctcctagctccatagaacacgccaatacaattcaaacacctgatcaacacacacaatcactcagcccaaaagacagttcacctaacccaatgttcataaagcttatatatttttaaaaagttacgtacgtgacgcgcacatacggtcaagctatcaaatgtttagcagccaaggctgcatactcacggtacctggtattcagctgggaatgactaaaacagtaaataaacacaagacatatatttactctattagccacaacacaaccaggcttatatttaatatgacacaaattaatcctgcataaaaacacctacgtctttgttatgctaattcctagctcctatgctagctcctagctccatagaacacgccaatacaattcaaacacctgatcaacacacacaatcactcagcccaaaagaccgttcacctaacccaaggttcataaagcttatatatttttaaaaagttacgtacatacgcaaaaaaaaagttgcgcacatacggtcaagcgatcaaatgtttagaagccaaagctgcatactcacggtagcacgtctgcgtctttgtcatccaaatcaaagtaatcctggtaagagtctgtgttgtcccagttctctacaggcgtctgtgtatcgaagtcaaaagtcctcctggttagagtctctgttatccaagttcttccatcttgactgcatctttcgggaatgtaaacaaagacgcgccggctgtgtactgttgttgctgacttcgttcgaaaaatacgtccgtttcgcaccgacaactttcttctttgcttgctcagcttctttctccataatgcaatgaacataattgcaacagattcacgaacacagatgtccagaatactgtggaattatgaaatgaaaacagagctttttcgtattggcttcaatgtggaaggcatacccgtgttccccgggctacgtcacgcgcatacgtcatcctcagaggcgtttcgaaccggaagtttagcggaaaatttaaaatgtccctttataagttaacccggccgtattggcatgtgttataatgttaagatttcatcattgatatataaactatcagactgcgtggtcggtagtagtgggtttcagtaggcctttaagagacattttagcttttatattttgtaagaaccacaattaataaatatatttcagtgaataacttattgttcaaatctgtatataaatatgtacataaagtgttgtaattatattgtaaaatggatggatggctggattgatggacgtttaaaacaaaactgttattaattagtatacattttttgagcctttttagagaaaatcatatcattgtagtaaattatgcaaattactcgatgatgtcatggtgaccacgcccatagccacgcccccaccgccacaggtatcttggcagtttatgggaaacactgcattcaatgcgttttctttattttcatgacttttacattgtcatcatcggcggtcactcaaagcgagtatgacgatcctcctgctAGGggagtatccctttatggaggatgcttgtgcgtgactttgtttaacgtggggagactggtgcacagacagtcaccactgGGTCAGGGTCCAGGGGCATGGAGTCCAatacgactggggacccttttctgctgcagccttcatccgccatcgcagccgtagTGACGCTCCATAgcgttagcaatcatcctccgcctgttccaccgttgaggtctcgggttgttatttccccataactgggcccacatggatgtgggggtgcctttttCTGCCACTGCAgccattgtggtagttcttacgtcttccgcctgctccgccgttgaggtcttcaccgtatccctggctagggtgcagtcaggtactaggcctttgccaagggccacctggggtaaaaCTAGTAAagaggttaacctcctagtgccccaagaccccatagaggagcctccactgccggatgcactttaacgtcatgcccaggacataaaaatgtacattgtagattgtgactgaaggcatcaaaactatgaatgaacacatgtggagtcatgtacttaacaaaataaaaggtgaaataactgaaaacatgttttgtattctagtttcttcaaaatagccaccctttgctcctcttcaagaggtcgtcacctgaaatggtttttacttcacaggtgcgcttgaagctcatggagagaatgccaagagtgtgcaaagcagtaatcagagcaaagggtggctatttagaAGAAACTAgtatatgaaacatgtttttagttatttcacctttttttgttaagtacataaagttatagttttgatgccttcagtgacaatctacaatgtaaatagtcatgaaaataaagaaaacacatcgaatgagaaggtgtgtccaaacttttggcctgtactgtacacatATGACAtcagtatttaaaggcctacttaaatgattttgttttatttaaacgggaatagcagatccattttatgtgtcatacttgatcatttcgcgatattgccatatttttgctgaaaggatttagtagagaacaacgacgataaagatcgcaacttttggtatctgataaaaaaaagccttgcccctaccggaagt from Entelurus aequoreus isolate RoL-2023_Sb linkage group LG10, RoL_Eaeq_v1.1, whole genome shotgun sequence includes the following:
- the LOC133659424 gene encoding COMM domain-containing protein 4-like; protein product: MRFRFCGDLDCPDWVLAEISTLAKMSSVKMKLLCVQVLKGLLGEGIDYDKVTKLTADAKFESGDIKASVAVLSFIYSSAAKHDVDSESLSSELQQLGLPKGWSTKCLTIGPPILEIDRLSAPRIGIFTYICIGLFFINISIFFFFTSCISRYNTYSTGQKFGRTFSFQCFPHIHLFVAARHERITSDTNKK